In Thauera sedimentorum, the following are encoded in one genomic region:
- a CDS encoding VWA domain-containing protein, with amino-acid sequence MTLAAELDDPCRAALPGALQPAYDAGVRAAARSLGPQGLADYRTGARALAGLGRGEAPVLAWLEAMPEVGRELGDELVADSAAAALKLASMTSGEVIALHLASLPVAARRLADAELFRAYLQFIHQLAARAPRALRPMLGILDELLARLTLGGLRRWAAFGAEAHRTDLPAQLAYFALHTPDSQAVLARERRGVLFIDRQRTLAATLRALWGRDFWLRPAAAELEGFRPWIDGFVLHLPDAADALGGLDGGAVYQAMAAHMAAHLVYTPRAVNPRGLAPAQKALIGLFEDARVECCALRELPGLARLWRPLLALPRPVPAEHPAQTALEALARHLSDPQAPTGDAQIDALAARFHAQACARALDVELSRELGLQLHALLQGRGALPALRQLDALYLPYRDDNRYPWTVEDFSWQRGADILAGRPPLRRRMPLTAFLNEVEVETAGDDAQEIWTPEHDIVDDDGISFGQKYGREAPPEPHLYPEWDYRVQLHRPDWVTVYEPRAPLGDPAGLDALLARYRGEAARLRRIVERLRPQGVVRQRKLEDGDELDLNAAVDAAVAMRSGQPADTRVTMRHVVQRRDVAVLVLLDLSASTNDPAAGGGDTVLALTRAAAALLADAVHAVGDPFALHGFCSDGRHDVRYHRIKDFAAPLDEAVRARLAGLRGEFSTRMGAALRHAGRHLARQPQRRRLLLVVTDGEPADIDERDPQYLRQDARKAVEELRAQGVHSFCLTLDPRADQYVARIFGASGYAVVDRVERLPEKLPALFASLTG; translated from the coding sequence ATGACGCTGGCCGCCGAGCTCGACGATCCCTGCCGCGCGGCGCTGCCCGGGGCGCTGCAGCCCGCCTACGATGCCGGCGTGCGCGCCGCGGCACGCAGCCTGGGGCCGCAGGGCCTGGCCGACTACCGCACCGGCGCCCGCGCCCTGGCCGGCCTGGGGCGTGGCGAGGCGCCGGTGCTGGCCTGGCTGGAAGCCATGCCGGAAGTCGGCCGCGAGCTGGGCGACGAGCTGGTGGCCGACAGCGCGGCCGCGGCGCTGAAGCTCGCATCGATGACCTCGGGCGAGGTCATCGCCCTGCACCTGGCCAGCCTGCCGGTGGCCGCACGCCGCCTGGCGGACGCAGAACTCTTCCGCGCCTACCTGCAGTTCATCCACCAGCTCGCCGCCCGCGCGCCGCGCGCGTTGCGGCCGATGCTCGGCATCCTCGACGAGCTGCTCGCCCGCCTCACCCTCGGCGGCCTGCGCCGCTGGGCGGCCTTCGGCGCCGAGGCGCATCGCACCGACCTGCCGGCGCAACTGGCCTACTTCGCGCTGCACACCCCCGACAGCCAGGCGGTGCTGGCGCGCGAACGGCGCGGCGTGCTGTTCATCGACCGCCAGCGCACGCTCGCCGCCACGCTGCGCGCGCTGTGGGGGCGGGACTTCTGGCTGCGCCCGGCGGCCGCCGAGCTGGAAGGTTTCCGCCCGTGGATAGACGGCTTCGTGCTGCATCTGCCGGATGCCGCCGACGCGCTCGGCGGGCTGGACGGCGGTGCGGTGTACCAGGCCATGGCCGCGCACATGGCCGCACATCTGGTCTACACCCCGCGGGCGGTGAATCCGCGCGGGTTGGCGCCGGCACAGAAGGCGCTGATCGGCCTGTTCGAGGATGCCCGCGTCGAATGCTGTGCGCTGCGCGAACTGCCGGGACTCGCCCGCCTGTGGCGCCCGCTGCTGGCGCTGCCGCGGCCGGTGCCGGCAGAGCACCCGGCGCAGACGGCGCTGGAGGCGCTGGCCCGCCATCTGTCCGACCCGCAGGCGCCCACCGGCGACGCGCAGATCGATGCGCTGGCCGCGCGCTTCCATGCGCAGGCCTGCGCCCGCGCGCTGGATGTCGAGCTCTCGCGCGAGCTCGGGCTGCAGCTTCACGCGCTGCTGCAGGGCAGGGGGGCGCTGCCCGCGCTGCGCCAGCTCGACGCGCTGTACCTGCCCTACCGCGACGACAACCGTTATCCCTGGACGGTGGAGGACTTCTCCTGGCAGCGCGGCGCCGACATCCTCGCCGGCCGCCCGCCGCTGCGCCGGCGCATGCCGCTGACCGCCTTCCTCAACGAGGTGGAGGTCGAGACCGCCGGCGACGATGCGCAGGAGATCTGGACGCCCGAACACGACATCGTGGACGACGACGGCATCAGCTTCGGCCAGAAGTACGGCCGCGAAGCGCCGCCCGAGCCGCATCTCTACCCCGAATGGGACTACCGCGTGCAGCTGCACCGGCCCGACTGGGTCACCGTCTACGAGCCGCGCGCGCCGCTGGGCGACCCTGCCGGACTCGACGCCCTGCTCGCGCGCTACCGGGGCGAGGCGGCCCGTTTGCGCCGCATCGTCGAACGCCTGCGCCCGCAGGGCGTGGTGCGCCAGCGCAAGCTCGAGGACGGCGACGAGCTGGATCTCAATGCCGCGGTCGATGCGGCGGTGGCGATGCGCAGCGGGCAGCCGGCCGACACGCGCGTGACCATGCGCCATGTCGTGCAGCGGCGCGACGTGGCGGTGCTGGTGCTGCTGGATCTCTCCGCCTCCACCAATGATCCGGCCGCCGGCGGGGGCGACACCGTGCTGGCGCTGACCCGTGCCGCGGCGGCCCTGCTGGCCGATGCGGTGCACGCGGTGGGCGACCCCTTCGCCCTGCACGGTTTCTGCTCGGACGGCCGCCACGACGTGCGCTACCACCGCATCAAGGATTTCGCCGCCCCGCTGGACGAGGCGGTACGCGCACGCCTGGCGGGCCTGCGCGGCGAGTTCTCCACCCGCATGGGCGCGGCCCTGCGCCACGCCGGGCGGCACCTGGCGCGCCAGCCGCAGCGCCGCCGCCTGCTGCTGGTGGTCACCGACGGCGAGCCGGCCGACATCGACGAGCGCGACCCGCAGTACCTGCGCCAGGATGCGCGCAAGGCAGTGGAGGAGTTGCGCGCGCAGGGCGTGCATTCCTTCTGCCTGACCCTGGACCCCAGGGCCGATCAGTACGTGGCGCGCATCTTCGGCGCGTCCGGCTACGCAGTCGTAGACCGCGTGGAACGGCTGCCGGAAAAGCTCCCCGCCCTGTTCGCCTCGCTCACCGGCTGA
- a CDS encoding CbbQ/NirQ/NorQ/GpvN family protein yields the protein MNSPAEPTARAADPAARYRVRTQPWYRPVGAEVEQFEAAWGARMPMMLKGPTGCGKSRFVEYMAWRLERPLVTVACNEDMTAADLVGRFLLDRDGTRWQDGPLTLAARIGAICYLDEVVEARQDTVVVIHPLTDHRRVLPLDKKGELVEAHPDFQLVISYNPGYQSLMKALKPSTRQRFGALDFDYPDAEAEAEVVAHEGGVPAELAARLVQVAARSRNLKGHGLDEGISTRLLVYAATLIARGIPAPEACRIALVRPLTDDPDMREALDAAVATFFA from the coding sequence ATGAACTCGCCGGCCGAGCCCACCGCCCGGGCCGCCGACCCGGCCGCGCGCTACCGGGTGCGTACCCAGCCCTGGTACCGCCCGGTGGGCGCCGAGGTCGAACAGTTCGAGGCCGCCTGGGGCGCGCGCATGCCGATGATGCTCAAGGGCCCCACCGGCTGCGGCAAGTCGCGCTTCGTCGAGTACATGGCCTGGCGGCTGGAGCGTCCGCTGGTGACCGTGGCCTGCAACGAGGACATGACCGCCGCCGATCTGGTCGGCCGCTTCCTGCTCGACCGCGACGGCACCCGCTGGCAGGACGGCCCGCTGACCCTGGCCGCGCGCATCGGCGCGATCTGCTATCTCGACGAGGTGGTCGAGGCGCGCCAGGACACGGTGGTGGTCATCCACCCGCTCACCGACCACCGCCGCGTGCTGCCGCTGGACAAGAAGGGCGAGCTGGTCGAGGCGCACCCGGACTTCCAGCTGGTGATCTCCTACAACCCCGGCTACCAGTCGCTGATGAAGGCGCTCAAGCCCTCCACCCGGCAGCGCTTCGGCGCGCTGGACTTCGACTACCCGGACGCCGAGGCCGAAGCCGAGGTGGTGGCCCACGAAGGCGGCGTGCCGGCCGAGCTGGCCGCCCGGCTGGTGCAGGTGGCCGCGCGCTCGCGCAACCTCAAGGGCCACGGGCTGGACGAGGGCATCTCCACCCGCCTGCTGGTGTATGCCGCCACGCTGATCGCGCGCGGCATCCCGGCGCCCGAGGCCTGCCGCATCGCCCTGGTGCGCCCGCTCACCGACGACCCGGACATGCGCGAAGCGCTGGACGCCGCGGTCGCCACCTTCTTCGCCTGA
- a CDS encoding ribulose bisphosphate carboxylase small subunit: MSEVQDYPSRLGDAASRRFETFSYLPAMSEEALRRQVAYIVERGWNPAVEHCEPENAMKHYWYMWKLPLFGETDVDRILHECRCCRDANPGHLVKLIGYDNQRQTQGTAMLIFRPEGGAGQ, translated from the coding sequence ATGAGCGAAGTGCAGGACTACCCCTCCCGCCTGGGCGATGCGGCCAGCCGCCGCTTCGAGACCTTTTCCTACCTGCCGGCCATGAGCGAGGAGGCGCTGCGCAGGCAGGTCGCCTACATCGTCGAGCGCGGCTGGAATCCGGCGGTCGAACACTGCGAGCCGGAGAACGCCATGAAGCACTACTGGTACATGTGGAAGCTGCCGCTGTTCGGCGAGACCGATGTCGACCGCATCCTCCATGAGTGCCGGTGCTGTCGCGACGCCAACCCGGGCCACCTGGTCAAGCTGATCGGCTACGACAACCAGCGCCAGACCCAGGGGACGGCGATGCTGATCTTCCGTCCGGAAGGCGGAGCCGGGCAATGA
- a CDS encoding form I ribulose bisphosphate carboxylase large subunit codes for MSKTYQAGVKEYREMYWEPSYTPKESDVLAVFKIVPQTGVPREEAAAAVAAESSTATWTTVWTDLLTDLYYYKGRAYAIEDVPGDDEAFYAFIAYPMGLFEEGSVVNIFTSLVGNVFGFKAVRALRLEDVRFPLWFVTTCPGPPHGIQVERDKLNKYGRPMLGCTIKPKLGLSAKNYGRAVYECLRGGLDFTKDDENVNSQPFMRWRDRFAFCQEAIDKAEAETGEHKGHYLNVTGPTMEEIYKRAEFAKEIGSKIIMSDYLTVGWAAHTSLSKWCRDNGMLLHVHRAMHAVIDRNPRHGINFRVLTKMLRLMGGDHLHSGTVVGKLEGDREATIGWIDMMRDRYTKEDRSRGIFFDQDWGQMPGVLPVASGGIHVWHMPALVSIFGDDSVLQFGGGTLGHPWGNAAGAAANRVALEACVQARNEGRQLEKEGKEVLLRAAESSPELKIAMETWKEIKFEFDTVDKLDVAHR; via the coding sequence ATGTCCAAGACCTACCAGGCGGGCGTCAAGGAATACCGCGAGATGTACTGGGAGCCGAGCTACACGCCGAAGGAGTCCGACGTGCTGGCGGTGTTCAAGATCGTGCCGCAGACCGGCGTGCCGCGCGAGGAGGCCGCCGCCGCAGTGGCCGCGGAATCCTCCACCGCCACCTGGACCACGGTGTGGACCGACCTGCTCACCGATCTCTACTACTACAAGGGCCGCGCCTACGCGATCGAGGACGTGCCGGGCGACGACGAGGCCTTCTACGCCTTCATCGCCTACCCGATGGGGCTGTTCGAGGAAGGTTCGGTGGTGAACATCTTCACCTCGCTGGTCGGCAACGTGTTCGGCTTCAAGGCGGTGCGCGCGCTGCGCCTGGAGGACGTGCGCTTTCCGCTGTGGTTCGTCACCACCTGCCCGGGGCCCCCGCACGGCATCCAGGTCGAGCGCGACAAGCTCAACAAGTACGGCCGGCCGATGCTGGGCTGCACCATCAAGCCCAAGCTCGGACTCTCCGCCAAGAACTACGGCCGCGCGGTGTACGAATGCCTGCGCGGCGGGCTGGACTTCACCAAGGACGACGAAAACGTCAACTCCCAGCCCTTCATGCGCTGGCGCGACCGCTTCGCCTTCTGCCAGGAGGCCATCGACAAGGCCGAGGCCGAGACCGGCGAGCACAAGGGCCACTACCTCAACGTCACCGGCCCGACCATGGAGGAGATCTACAAGCGCGCCGAGTTCGCCAAGGAGATCGGCTCGAAGATCATCATGAGCGACTACCTCACCGTGGGCTGGGCGGCGCACACCAGCCTGTCCAAGTGGTGTCGCGACAACGGCATGCTGCTGCACGTGCATCGCGCCATGCACGCGGTGATCGACCGCAATCCGCGCCACGGCATCAACTTCCGCGTGCTCACCAAGATGCTGCGCCTGATGGGCGGCGACCACCTGCATTCGGGCACCGTGGTCGGCAAGCTGGAAGGCGACCGCGAGGCCACCATCGGCTGGATCGACATGATGCGCGACCGCTACACCAAGGAGGACCGCTCGCGCGGCATCTTCTTCGACCAGGACTGGGGGCAGATGCCCGGCGTGCTGCCGGTGGCCTCGGGCGGCATTCATGTGTGGCACATGCCGGCGCTGGTCTCCATCTTCGGCGACGACTCGGTGCTGCAGTTCGGCGGCGGCACGCTCGGCCACCCCTGGGGCAACGCCGCCGGCGCGGCGGCCAACCGGGTGGCGCTGGAAGCCTGCGTGCAGGCGCGCAACGAAGGCCGCCAGCTCGAGAAGGAAGGCAAGGAGGTGCTGCTGCGTGCGGCCGAATCCAGCCCCGAACTGAAGATCGCCATGGAGACCTGGAAGGAGATCAAGTTCGAGTTCGACACGGTGGACAAGCTCGACGTGGCCCACCGCTGA
- a CDS encoding LysR family transcriptional regulator: MIHHWTLQQLRLFEAVARHRSFTRAAEELHLSQPAVSIQVKRLEGSIGLPLFEQVGKKLFLTRAGEEVFAAAGDVVGRLRALAGAVADMKGKVAGPLKVAAVSSTTYFMPDFLGRFLRAWPEVQPQLTVTNRASVIERLAANEDDFVIMGRVPEQLPLTVHPFLENPLVPIAHPDHPLARESAIPLARFAAERFLMRERGSGTRAATERLFAGAGLEAQVYIELGSSEAIKHGVMAGLGVSVMSRSGLELELETGRIVQLPVEGFPLARMWHAVHLAGKRLSLTAATFLDFLLREGAQGAGLQENADAGHP; this comes from the coding sequence ATGATTCACCACTGGACCCTGCAGCAACTGCGCCTGTTCGAAGCGGTGGCGCGCCACCGCAGCTTCACCCGCGCCGCCGAGGAACTGCACCTCAGCCAACCGGCGGTGTCCATCCAGGTCAAACGCCTGGAGGGCAGCATCGGCCTGCCGCTGTTCGAGCAGGTCGGCAAGAAGCTCTTCCTGACCCGCGCCGGCGAGGAAGTATTCGCCGCCGCGGGCGACGTGGTCGGCCGCCTGCGCGCGCTGGCCGGCGCGGTGGCCGACATGAAGGGCAAGGTGGCCGGCCCGCTGAAGGTGGCGGCGGTGTCCTCCACCACCTACTTCATGCCGGACTTCCTCGGCCGCTTCCTGCGCGCCTGGCCCGAGGTACAGCCCCAGCTCACGGTGACCAACCGCGCCAGCGTCATCGAGCGCCTGGCCGCCAACGAGGACGACTTCGTCATCATGGGCCGGGTGCCGGAACAGCTGCCGCTGACCGTGCATCCCTTCCTGGAAAACCCGCTGGTGCCGATCGCCCACCCGGACCACCCGCTGGCGCGCGAATCCGCCATCCCGCTGGCGCGCTTCGCCGCCGAGCGTTTCCTGATGCGCGAGCGCGGCTCGGGCACGCGCGCCGCCACCGAGCGCCTGTTCGCCGGGGCCGGACTGGAAGCGCAGGTGTACATCGAGCTGGGTTCCAGCGAAGCGATCAAGCACGGGGTGATGGCCGGGCTGGGGGTGTCGGTGATGTCGCGCTCGGGGCTGGAGCTGGAATTGGAGACCGGCCGCATCGTACAGTTGCCGGTGGAAGGTTTCCCGCTGGCGCGCATGTGGCATGCGGTGCACCTGGCCGGCAAGCGCCTTAGCCTGACGGCGGCGACCTTCCTCGATTTCCTGCTGCGCGAGGGTGCACAGGGGGCCGGCTTACAGGAAAACGCGGATGCCGGGCACCCCTGA
- a CDS encoding universal stress protein, producing the protein MYKHILVAVDDSRTSKKALEEAIALAKLHGAELEIAHAVDESLLQTFSNHGVALADAKKMQHALLDSGESTLDEAVRAAEEAGLKPRRRFLASEDLHAADQIAKAVADSGADLLIVGSHGRRGFQRLLLGSVAENLVRKVAVSVLIVRSPH; encoded by the coding sequence ATGTACAAGCACATCCTGGTCGCGGTCGACGACAGCAGGACCTCGAAGAAGGCCCTCGAAGAAGCCATCGCCCTGGCCAAGCTGCACGGCGCGGAGCTGGAGATCGCCCACGCGGTGGACGAATCCCTGCTGCAGACCTTCTCCAACCACGGCGTGGCGCTGGCCGACGCCAAGAAGATGCAGCACGCCCTGCTCGACAGCGGCGAGAGCACGCTGGACGAGGCCGTTCGCGCCGCCGAGGAAGCCGGCCTCAAGCCCCGCCGCCGCTTCCTGGCCTCCGAGGACCTGCACGCCGCCGACCAGATCGCCAAGGCGGTCGCCGACTCCGGCGCCGATCTGCTGATCGTCGGCTCTCACGGCCGCCGCGGCTTCCAGCGCCTGCTGCTGGGCAGCGTGGCCGAGAACCTGGTGCGCAAGGTCGCGGTATCCGTGCTCATCGTGCGCAGCCCGCACTGA
- a CDS encoding pyridoxal-phosphate-dependent aminotransferase family protein, whose amino-acid sequence MHNTSPAPLPTIGAFHPPRRILLGPGPSDLHPRVMAALGQTVVGYLDPVFVGMMEELKSLLRYAFQTGNPLTFPLSGPGSVGMETCFVNLVEPGDTVIVCRNGVFGGRMIENVERCGGTAVVVEEEWGLPIDPQKLEDALRAHPEARVVAFVHAETSTGAQSDAATLCGIARRHGCLSIVDTVTSLGGTPVLVDEWGADAVYSGSQKCLSCTPGLSPVTFSAAAIDKVRARKSRVQSWFMDLNLVLDYWGATQRTYHHTAPGNSLYGLHEALRLLAEEGLENTWTRHRRHHAALKAGLEAMGLELVVPEAARLPQMNAVRIPEGVDDLNVRRTLLQEHAVEIGAGLGPLAGKIWRFGLMGYSCREENVMAALAALEQVLPAAGHALRPGEAVSAAHRAYAEQHLIAAG is encoded by the coding sequence ATGCACAACACCAGCCCCGCGCCGCTGCCCACCATCGGCGCTTTCCACCCACCCCGCCGCATCCTGCTGGGCCCCGGCCCGTCGGACCTCCATCCGCGCGTGATGGCCGCGCTCGGCCAGACCGTGGTCGGCTATCTCGACCCGGTCTTCGTCGGCATGATGGAGGAACTCAAGTCCCTGCTGCGCTACGCCTTCCAGACCGGCAACCCGCTCACCTTCCCGCTCTCCGGCCCCGGTTCGGTGGGCATGGAAACCTGCTTCGTGAACCTGGTCGAGCCGGGCGACACCGTCATCGTCTGCCGCAACGGCGTGTTCGGCGGACGCATGATCGAGAACGTCGAGCGCTGCGGCGGCACCGCGGTGGTGGTGGAAGAGGAATGGGGCCTGCCGATCGACCCGCAGAAGCTGGAGGACGCGCTGCGCGCGCATCCCGAGGCCCGCGTGGTCGCCTTCGTGCATGCGGAGACTTCCACTGGCGCGCAATCGGACGCCGCCACGCTGTGCGGCATCGCCCGCCGCCACGGCTGCCTGTCCATCGTGGACACCGTCACTTCGCTCGGCGGCACGCCGGTGCTGGTGGACGAATGGGGCGCGGACGCGGTCTATTCCGGCAGCCAGAAGTGCCTGTCGTGCACGCCCGGGCTGTCGCCGGTGACCTTCAGCGCCGCGGCCATCGACAAGGTGCGCGCACGCAAGTCCCGGGTGCAGAGCTGGTTCATGGACCTCAACCTGGTGCTCGACTACTGGGGCGCCACCCAGCGCACCTACCACCACACCGCACCGGGCAACAGCCTGTACGGCCTGCACGAAGCCCTGCGCCTGCTGGCCGAGGAAGGGCTGGAGAACACCTGGACCCGCCACCGCCGCCACCACGCAGCGCTGAAGGCCGGCCTGGAGGCGATGGGGCTGGAGCTGGTCGTGCCGGAGGCCGCCCGCCTGCCGCAGATGAACGCGGTGCGCATCCCCGAGGGCGTGGACGACCTCAACGTGCGCCGCACCCTGCTGCAGGAACACGCGGTGGAGATCGGCGCCGGCCTCGGGCCGCTGGCCGGGAAGATCTGGCGCTTCGGCCTGATGGGCTATTCCTGCCGCGAAGAGAACGTGATGGCCGCGCTGGCCGCGCTGGAACAGGTCCTGCCGGCCGCCGGCCATGCGCTGCGCCCCGGCGAGGCCGTCTCGGCCGCCCACCGCGCCTATGCCGAGCAGCACCTGATCGCCGCAGGCTGA
- a CDS encoding Hsp70 family protein: protein MLTPARACAVDFGTSNSTVGWLRPDAPVLLALEDGKVTLPSTVFFNADEEHTVFGRAALAEYLEGYEGRLMRALKSLLGSSLMDGHTEVNGRALPFRDLLASFIGELKRRAEAQAGRRFEHAVFGRPVHFVDDDPTADRRAQDTLEAIARQVGFAEVSFQFEPIGAALHYEGSLATEELVLVADIGGGTADFSLVRLSPERAARAERADDLLGHAGIHIGGTDFDRVLSLECVMPLLGYRGRMKNGAELPSSIFFQLATWHTINFAYTRQVWSDLQHIYRDAAARTELDRLGRVVSRREGHWLALQVEAAKIELSKAPSATLQLDRLDHGLAHEVTREDFAHASRNLVEQVGRCVADLLTQAGLRREQVDTLYFTGGASGVPQLRARIAAELPAARSVEGDLYGSIGAGLAVEAARRYG from the coding sequence ATGCTCACCCCCGCCCGCGCCTGCGCCGTCGACTTCGGCACGTCCAACTCCACCGTCGGCTGGCTGCGCCCGGATGCGCCGGTGCTGCTGGCGCTCGAGGACGGCAAGGTCACGCTGCCGTCCACCGTGTTCTTCAACGCCGACGAGGAGCACACCGTGTTCGGCCGGGCGGCGCTGGCGGAGTACCTGGAGGGCTATGAAGGCCGGCTGATGCGTGCGCTCAAGAGCCTGCTCGGCAGCAGCCTGATGGATGGCCATACCGAAGTAAACGGCCGCGCCCTGCCCTTCCGCGACCTGCTCGCCAGCTTCATCGGCGAACTCAAGCGGCGCGCGGAGGCCCAGGCGGGACGCCGCTTCGAGCATGCGGTGTTCGGCCGCCCGGTGCACTTCGTCGACGACGACCCGACGGCCGACCGGCGTGCCCAGGACACCCTGGAGGCCATCGCGCGCCAGGTCGGTTTCGCCGAGGTGAGCTTCCAGTTCGAACCGATCGGCGCCGCGCTGCACTACGAAGGCTCGCTCGCGACGGAAGAGCTGGTGCTGGTCGCCGACATCGGCGGCGGCACCGCGGACTTCTCGCTGGTCCGCCTCTCGCCCGAACGCGCCGCCCGCGCCGAGCGCGCTGACGACCTGCTCGGCCATGCCGGCATCCATATCGGCGGCACCGACTTCGACCGCGTGCTGAGTCTGGAATGCGTGATGCCCCTGCTCGGCTACCGCGGCCGCATGAAGAACGGCGCGGAACTGCCCTCCAGCATCTTCTTCCAGCTCGCCACCTGGCACACCATCAACTTCGCCTATACCCGCCAGGTCTGGAGCGATTTGCAGCACATCTACCGCGACGCAGCAGCACGCACCGAGCTGGACCGTCTGGGCCGCGTGGTGAGCCGGCGCGAAGGCCACTGGCTGGCCTTGCAGGTGGAAGCCGCCAAGATCGAGCTGTCCAAGGCGCCGAGCGCCACGCTGCAACTGGACCGCCTGGACCACGGGCTCGCCCATGAGGTGACACGCGAGGACTTCGCCCACGCCAGCCGGAACCTGGTCGAACAGGTCGGCCGCTGCGTTGCGGACCTGCTCACCCAAGCCGGGTTGCGCCGCGAGCAGGTGGATACGCTCTACTTCACCGGCGGTGCCAGCGGCGTACCGCAACTGCGCGCGCGGATCGCCGCCGAGCTACCCGCAGCGCGCAGCGTGGAAGGCGACCTCTACGGCAGCATCGGCGCCGGACTGGCGGTCGAGGCCGCGCGCCGCTACGGCTGA
- the icd gene encoding NADP-dependent isocitrate dehydrogenase: MSASKITVPAGGQKIVPGQPIPDNPIIPFIEGDGIGVDITPVMTKVIDAAVDKAYGGKKKIHWMEVYAGEKSTRIYGPDEWLPKETFDALKEFSVSIKGPMTTPVGGGIRSLNVALRQELDLYQCVRPVRYFKGVPSPLKNPELTDMVIFRENTEDIYAGIEWQAQSDGAKKLIGFLQNEMGVRKIRFPDTSGIGIKPVSIEGTSRIVRAAIRYAIDNDRKSVTLVHKGNIMKFTEGLFRDTGYKVAQEEFGAQPIDGGPWCSFKNPNTGREIVVKDAIADAFLQQILLRPAEYDVIATLNLNGDYISDALAAQVGGIGIAPGANISDQYACFEATHGTAPKYAGLDKVNPGSLILSAEMMLRHLGWKEAADLVIKGMEAAIADKQVTYDFARLMEGANEVSCSAFGDAMIARM; encoded by the coding sequence ATGAGCGCATCCAAGATCACCGTGCCGGCCGGCGGCCAGAAGATCGTCCCGGGCCAGCCGATTCCCGACAACCCCATCATCCCGTTCATCGAAGGCGACGGCATCGGCGTGGACATCACCCCGGTGATGACCAAGGTCATCGACGCCGCAGTGGACAAGGCCTACGGCGGCAAGAAGAAGATCCACTGGATGGAGGTCTATGCGGGCGAAAAATCCACCCGCATCTACGGCCCGGACGAGTGGCTGCCCAAGGAAACCTTCGACGCCCTCAAGGAGTTCTCGGTCTCCATCAAGGGGCCGATGACCACCCCAGTGGGCGGCGGCATCCGCTCGCTCAACGTCGCCCTGCGCCAGGAACTGGATCTCTACCAGTGCGTGCGCCCGGTGCGCTACTTCAAGGGCGTGCCCAGCCCGCTGAAAAACCCGGAACTGACCGACATGGTCATCTTCCGCGAGAACACCGAGGACATCTACGCCGGTATCGAATGGCAGGCGCAGTCCGACGGCGCCAAGAAGCTCATCGGCTTCCTGCAGAACGAGATGGGCGTGCGCAAGATCCGCTTCCCCGACACCTCCGGCATCGGTATCAAGCCGGTGTCGATCGAGGGCACCAGCCGCATCGTGCGTGCCGCCATCCGCTATGCGATCGACAACGACCGCAAGTCGGTGACCCTGGTGCACAAGGGCAACATCATGAAGTTCACCGAAGGCCTGTTCCGCGACACCGGCTACAAGGTGGCGCAGGAGGAGTTCGGCGCACAGCCTATCGACGGCGGCCCGTGGTGCAGCTTCAAGAACCCGAACACCGGCCGCGAGATCGTCGTCAAGGACGCCATTGCGGATGCCTTCCTGCAGCAGATCCTGCTGCGCCCGGCCGAATACGACGTGATCGCCACGCTCAACCTCAACGGCGACTACATTTCCGATGCGCTGGCCGCGCAGGTGGGCGGCATCGGCATCGCCCCGGGGGCCAACATCTCCGACCAGTACGCCTGCTTCGAGGCCACCCACGGCACCGCACCCAAGTACGCCGGGCTGGACAAGGTGAACCCCGGCTCGCTGATCCTCTCGGCCGAGATGATGCTGCGCCACCTGGGCTGGAAGGAAGCGGCCGACCTGGTGATCAAGGGCATGGAGGCGGCGATTGCCGACAAGCAGGTCACCTACGACTTCGCCCGCCTGATGGAGGGTGCCAACGAGGTGTCGTGCTCGGCCTTTGGCGATGCGATGATCGCGCGCATGTAG